A genomic window from Eleginops maclovinus isolate JMC-PN-2008 ecotype Puerto Natales chromosome 9, JC_Emac_rtc_rv5, whole genome shotgun sequence includes:
- the misp gene encoding mitotic interactor and substrate of PLK1 isoform X1 gives MFRYTAPWQVLCLSLDQDTKRVSAGDRPDVPTLSSGQQPPSPAAMDSAPQRWVLKPLSPLLQPSDLRSLAGPPQQQTLPLDDISIARSPSSVVVSSQGDRSRDVVVQTRQVAVSQPRGSAEEEEEDEDEDWPPSSPSSSSGSHCGFYSFVEDPTSPEAEQNQAWMTSSKRQKQLATLKEERGFRLQSYTGTRRPASLFPESDGDERYRLDLNPEEFQGKDEKQLREEIIRSQVPKKSSRDQEEALKSPTSKDQEDLEFKTSRNQDEDRLKEGFSFRAAENIDQEQISFSTARQQFLQMEQDRLVPWRMHLNLQSAGTSQHHREESTPFKATEEEEAYPERRVVVVSEDLDSGLEELSVGGGYCSDECVFNDTRRIYETSTEKEIGYETSTEREILNETPIEREIRLAQEREENLRRVRGLTLSDCRGEMIQIETKRLLMPVKAREKNRVSFLIQREIQKETQRKGVPPQDIKRDFHQRGKEERTEERRASESGDTEVFPSPCCPHRHPEETELFIRSSAASSSRSSSPSSPTPRSWRQNLQTTGLQSRRQRTPDFIEKEIQEMLRREQELRESRESRDMKESRDLKEARDLRESREFRDMKESRDLKEARDPMESRVEAGGQLFSPTSLVEQGTKIANSQFYPATNTDKPVKISSPRPYVRLPSLSFITAQPWSSSSSSSAPPYVLPSSTSSSSLPPHLLPSSSPSSLSPHLLRSSPSSSLPPYLLPSSPSFSLPPHLLPSSPSSSLPPHLLPSSSSSSLPPHLIPSSSPSSSLPPHLFPSYFSPTSDLLPSFSSPPPHLLPSSPAPLRGLTETLLQDFEERRLKGKLEDSAYAGIQLVDDVNNEVVESTRVIRHKNQQALRWEAGVFFNQDEQ, from the exons ATGTTCAGGTACACCGCTCCCTGGCAGGTCCTCTGTCTCAGTCTGGATCAGGACACCAag AGAGTGTCTGCAGGAGACCGTCCTGATGTTCCGACTCTGAGCTCCGGTCAGCAGCCTCCCTCCCCTGCAGCCATGGACAGCGCCCCCCAGCGGTGGGTCCTGAAgcccctgtcccccctcctgcAGCCCTCAGACCTGCGCAGCCTGGCTGGACCGCCCCAACAACAAACCTTGCCCCTTGATGACATCTCTATCGCTCGCAGTCCCTCCTCCGTGGTCGTCTCCTCGCAGGGCGACCGGTCCAGAGACGTGGTGGTTCAGACCCGGCAGGTTGCCGTATCCCAGCCCCGAGGCAGcgccgaggaggaggaggaagatgaagatgaagactGGCCTCCCAGCagccccagcagcagctctggtTCTCACTGCGGGTTCTACTCCTTCGTGGAAGACCCGACGAGTCCAGAGGCCGAGCAGAACCAGGCCTGGATGACGTCTTCAAAGCGGCAGAAGCAGCTGGCCACGCTGAAGGAGGAGCGAGGCTTCAGACTGCAGAGCTACACCGGGACCAGGAGGCCAGCGAGCCTGTTCCCAGAGTCCGACGGAGACGAGAGGTACCGTCTGGACCTGAACCCAGAGGAGTTCCAGGGGAAGGATGAGAAGCAGCTCAGGGAGGAGATAATCCGGAGCCAGGTGCCGAAGAAGAGCTCAAGAGACCAGGAGGAGGCCCTGAAGAGCCCAACCTCCAAAGACCAGGAAGACCTGGAGTTCAAGACCTCCAGAAACCAGGATGAGGACCGACTGAAGGAGGGGTTCAGTTTCAG AGCTGCTGAGAACATCGACCAGGAGCAGATCAGCTTCAGCACCGCCAGGCAGCAGTTCCTGCAGATGGAGCAGGACCGCCTGGTTCCCTGGAGGATGCACCTGAACCTGCAATCTGCTGGGACCTCCCAACATCACAGAGAAGAATCTACGCCATTTAAAgcaacagaagaagaggaggcatATCCAGAGAggagggtggtggtggtgtccGAAGACCTGGACTCCGGTCTGGAGGAGCTCTCAGTGGGCGGCGGGTACTGCAGCGACGAGTGCGTCTTCAATGATACCAGGAGAATCTACGAAACCTCCACCGAGAAGGAGATCGGGTACGAGACTTCCACCGAGAGGGAGATCCTTAATGAGACCCCCATCGAGAGGGAGATCCGGTTGGCTCAGGAGCGAGAGGAGAACCTGAGGAGAGTTCGAGGCCTGACGCTCAGCGACTGCAGGGGGGAGATGATCCAGATCGAAACCAAACGACTCCTGATGCCG GTCAAAGCCAGAGAGAAGAACCGGGTGAGCTTCCTGATCCAGAGGGAGATCCAGAAGGAGACCCAGAGGAAGGGGGTACCTCCGCAGGACATAAAGAGGGATTTCCACCAGAGAGGcaaggaggagaggacagaggaaagaCGAGCGTCCGAATCCGGAGACACTGAAGTCTTCCCATCTCCCTGCTGTCCTCACCGACACCCCGAGGAGACCGAGCTGTTCATCAGGAGTTCAGCTGCTTCCTCCTCCCGatcctcctcaccctcctcacCCACACCTCGGTCCTGGAGACAGAACCTGCAGACCACCGGCCTACAGTCCCGAAGACAACGAACTCCGGACTTCATCGAGAAGGAGATCCAGGAGATGCTGAGGAGGGAACAAGAGCTGAGAGAGTCCAGGGAGTCCAGGGATATGAAGGAGTCCAGGGATCTGAAGGAAGCCAGGGATCTTAGGGAGTCCAGGGAGTTCAGGGATATGAAGGAGTCCAGGGATCTGAAGGAAGCCAGGGATCCGATGGAGTCCAGGGTAGAGGCGGGTGGACAGCTCTTCTCCCCGACTTCTCTGGTGGAACAGGGAACAAAGATAGCCAACAGTCAGTTCTACCCGGCGACAAACACAG atAAACCCGTCAAGATCTCGTCTCCTCGACCCTACGTCCGGCTGCCATCCCTCTCCTTCATCACCGCTCAGCCCTggtcctcctcatcctcttcctcagctcctCCTTACGTCCTCCCCTCTtctacctcctcttcctcacttccccctcacctcctcccctcttcttccccttcctcactttctcctcacctccttcgctcttccccttcttcctcacttcctccttACCTCCTCCCATCTTCCCCTTCTTTCTCacttcctcctcac ctcctcccctcttccccttcttcctcacttcctcctcacctcctcccctcttcctcctcttcctcacttcctcctcacctcatcccctcctcttccccttcttcctcacttcctcctcaCCTCTTCCCCTCCTATTTCTCACCTACTTCTGACCTACTCCCCTCcttttcctcacctcctcctcatctcctcccctcctcccccgctCCTCTCAGAGGCCTGACGGAGACGCTATTGCAGGACTTTGAGGAGAGACGACTGAAAGGGAAGCTGGAGGACAGCGCG TATGCAGGAATTCAGCTGGTGGACGACGTGAATAACGAG GTTGTTGAGTCGACTCGAGTTATTCGACATAAAAACCAGCAAGCTCTGCGCTGGGAGGCCGGAGTCTTCTTCAACCAGGATGAGCAGTGA
- the misp gene encoding mitotic interactor and substrate of PLK1 isoform X2: MDSAPQRWVLKPLSPLLQPSDLRSLAGPPQQQTLPLDDISIARSPSSVVVSSQGDRSRDVVVQTRQVAVSQPRGSAEEEEEDEDEDWPPSSPSSSSGSHCGFYSFVEDPTSPEAEQNQAWMTSSKRQKQLATLKEERGFRLQSYTGTRRPASLFPESDGDERYRLDLNPEEFQGKDEKQLREEIIRSQVPKKSSRDQEEALKSPTSKDQEDLEFKTSRNQDEDRLKEGFSFRAAENIDQEQISFSTARQQFLQMEQDRLVPWRMHLNLQSAGTSQHHREESTPFKATEEEEAYPERRVVVVSEDLDSGLEELSVGGGYCSDECVFNDTRRIYETSTEKEIGYETSTEREILNETPIEREIRLAQEREENLRRVRGLTLSDCRGEMIQIETKRLLMPVKAREKNRVSFLIQREIQKETQRKGVPPQDIKRDFHQRGKEERTEERRASESGDTEVFPSPCCPHRHPEETELFIRSSAASSSRSSSPSSPTPRSWRQNLQTTGLQSRRQRTPDFIEKEIQEMLRREQELRESRESRDMKESRDLKEARDLRESREFRDMKESRDLKEARDPMESRVEAGGQLFSPTSLVEQGTKIANSQFYPATNTDKPVKISSPRPYVRLPSLSFITAQPWSSSSSSSAPPYVLPSSTSSSSLPPHLLPSSSPSSLSPHLLRSSPSSSLPPYLLPSSPSFSLPPHLLPSSPSSSLPPHLLPSSSSSSLPPHLIPSSSPSSSLPPHLFPSYFSPTSDLLPSFSSPPPHLLPSSPAPLRGLTETLLQDFEERRLKGKLEDSAYAGIQLVDDVNNEVVESTRVIRHKNQQALRWEAGVFFNQDEQ, from the exons ATGGACAGCGCCCCCCAGCGGTGGGTCCTGAAgcccctgtcccccctcctgcAGCCCTCAGACCTGCGCAGCCTGGCTGGACCGCCCCAACAACAAACCTTGCCCCTTGATGACATCTCTATCGCTCGCAGTCCCTCCTCCGTGGTCGTCTCCTCGCAGGGCGACCGGTCCAGAGACGTGGTGGTTCAGACCCGGCAGGTTGCCGTATCCCAGCCCCGAGGCAGcgccgaggaggaggaggaagatgaagatgaagactGGCCTCCCAGCagccccagcagcagctctggtTCTCACTGCGGGTTCTACTCCTTCGTGGAAGACCCGACGAGTCCAGAGGCCGAGCAGAACCAGGCCTGGATGACGTCTTCAAAGCGGCAGAAGCAGCTGGCCACGCTGAAGGAGGAGCGAGGCTTCAGACTGCAGAGCTACACCGGGACCAGGAGGCCAGCGAGCCTGTTCCCAGAGTCCGACGGAGACGAGAGGTACCGTCTGGACCTGAACCCAGAGGAGTTCCAGGGGAAGGATGAGAAGCAGCTCAGGGAGGAGATAATCCGGAGCCAGGTGCCGAAGAAGAGCTCAAGAGACCAGGAGGAGGCCCTGAAGAGCCCAACCTCCAAAGACCAGGAAGACCTGGAGTTCAAGACCTCCAGAAACCAGGATGAGGACCGACTGAAGGAGGGGTTCAGTTTCAG AGCTGCTGAGAACATCGACCAGGAGCAGATCAGCTTCAGCACCGCCAGGCAGCAGTTCCTGCAGATGGAGCAGGACCGCCTGGTTCCCTGGAGGATGCACCTGAACCTGCAATCTGCTGGGACCTCCCAACATCACAGAGAAGAATCTACGCCATTTAAAgcaacagaagaagaggaggcatATCCAGAGAggagggtggtggtggtgtccGAAGACCTGGACTCCGGTCTGGAGGAGCTCTCAGTGGGCGGCGGGTACTGCAGCGACGAGTGCGTCTTCAATGATACCAGGAGAATCTACGAAACCTCCACCGAGAAGGAGATCGGGTACGAGACTTCCACCGAGAGGGAGATCCTTAATGAGACCCCCATCGAGAGGGAGATCCGGTTGGCTCAGGAGCGAGAGGAGAACCTGAGGAGAGTTCGAGGCCTGACGCTCAGCGACTGCAGGGGGGAGATGATCCAGATCGAAACCAAACGACTCCTGATGCCG GTCAAAGCCAGAGAGAAGAACCGGGTGAGCTTCCTGATCCAGAGGGAGATCCAGAAGGAGACCCAGAGGAAGGGGGTACCTCCGCAGGACATAAAGAGGGATTTCCACCAGAGAGGcaaggaggagaggacagaggaaagaCGAGCGTCCGAATCCGGAGACACTGAAGTCTTCCCATCTCCCTGCTGTCCTCACCGACACCCCGAGGAGACCGAGCTGTTCATCAGGAGTTCAGCTGCTTCCTCCTCCCGatcctcctcaccctcctcacCCACACCTCGGTCCTGGAGACAGAACCTGCAGACCACCGGCCTACAGTCCCGAAGACAACGAACTCCGGACTTCATCGAGAAGGAGATCCAGGAGATGCTGAGGAGGGAACAAGAGCTGAGAGAGTCCAGGGAGTCCAGGGATATGAAGGAGTCCAGGGATCTGAAGGAAGCCAGGGATCTTAGGGAGTCCAGGGAGTTCAGGGATATGAAGGAGTCCAGGGATCTGAAGGAAGCCAGGGATCCGATGGAGTCCAGGGTAGAGGCGGGTGGACAGCTCTTCTCCCCGACTTCTCTGGTGGAACAGGGAACAAAGATAGCCAACAGTCAGTTCTACCCGGCGACAAACACAG atAAACCCGTCAAGATCTCGTCTCCTCGACCCTACGTCCGGCTGCCATCCCTCTCCTTCATCACCGCTCAGCCCTggtcctcctcatcctcttcctcagctcctCCTTACGTCCTCCCCTCTtctacctcctcttcctcacttccccctcacctcctcccctcttcttccccttcctcactttctcctcacctccttcgctcttccccttcttcctcacttcctccttACCTCCTCCCATCTTCCCCTTCTTTCTCacttcctcctcac ctcctcccctcttccccttcttcctcacttcctcctcacctcctcccctcttcctcctcttcctcacttcctcctcacctcatcccctcctcttccccttcttcctcacttcctcctcaCCTCTTCCCCTCCTATTTCTCACCTACTTCTGACCTACTCCCCTCcttttcctcacctcctcctcatctcctcccctcctcccccgctCCTCTCAGAGGCCTGACGGAGACGCTATTGCAGGACTTTGAGGAGAGACGACTGAAAGGGAAGCTGGAGGACAGCGCG TATGCAGGAATTCAGCTGGTGGACGACGTGAATAACGAG GTTGTTGAGTCGACTCGAGTTATTCGACATAAAAACCAGCAAGCTCTGCGCTGGGAGGCCGGAGTCTTCTTCAACCAGGATGAGCAGTGA